The Pleuronectes platessa chromosome 23, fPlePla1.1, whole genome shotgun sequence genome contains a region encoding:
- the vgf gene encoding neurosecretory protein VGF — translation MTGFRNASSVLTLLVLLTGASFLQLSSPNPIKTPGEIHSPYRNTPPGLMVSGEGERRDEERRSLKKEEAEAEEDLFKDVDPKTLAAVLLEALNHSKVERRMEGEEDEGIEEEIKAERGEEYRQVRTMEGSDRDRDGRQELELLMAMQGREQQREEEEERKKAQEEEEKMTEKVTSRTTSQIVQVQKEQQPTSPDRQVENEKGAASQQGQTSSEQGNNEEEEQLSPEELRSLETMMKEFPSLDTATKRNGDSEQNQRESRGYSNQNYIIPISKGSNLAMSEKKLKWQEETQKALSLPTFKGGNFMDDFEDSNYGNNAAQSQLPAEQERMEEDEPEEDKVDEEVLSPEEEEVRAKAEQEEMRRQAAEAQRAKMEEEKLADIASDMLLRYMVKQNNGNKKYSSSLSNAAEDKRSDEEQEMIEDDDIDPQTIDKLIEISSKLHLPADDVVDIISDVEKKKKKDLPFELTSHWQQPLTPLSSQLSSNNGFSTSQISTKQNNLPVSKLSSPAANLLKTWFQEKTSAKSQDRWSKPVNPLANQNLWPKPQKTSSVKQDLWRKPPKSVWSGYPSYPSVYPFYYQRKPYPDYYPFYYPTPPRPKPRYYLPKPALTRNGYLGNSLDDANMFPPRRRYYSWIQPRLKTPPAGNQQQPYYTSYPLPLYPRTFQPIPKPRSPPRMQVISPQQQQMYYSARAPAVMRKEDYYVAGKQSDSSNRDDLEKYIQQMLLNRPRMLD, via the coding sequence ATGACTGGGTTTCGTAATGCCTCAAGTGTCCTTaccctcctggtcctcctgacAGGAGCTTCCTTCCTCCAACTGTCCAGCCCCAATCCTATCAAAACCCCTGGAGAGATTCATAGCCCATATAGAAATACTCCTCCTGGGCTGATGGTGTCAGGAGAGGGGGAAAGAAGGGATGAGGAGAGACGGTCATTAAAGAAAGAAGAGGCAGAAGCAGAAGAGGACCTCTTTAAAGACGTGGATCCCAAAACACTTGCAGCAGTTCTACTGGAGGCACTAAATCATTCAAAAgtagagagaaggatggagggagaggaggacgaAGGGATAGAAGAAGAGATCAAAGCCGAGAGAGGGGAGGAATACAGACAAGTGAGAACGATGGAAGGATCCGACCGAGACAGAGATGGACGACAGGAGTTAGAGCTGCTGATGGCCATGCAGGGGAGGGAGcaacaaagagaggaggaagaggagagaaagaaagctcaggaagaagaggaaaagatgaCTGAAAAGGTGACAAGTCGTACCACAAGTCAGATAGTCCAGGTCCAAAAAGAACAGCAGCCCACAAGTCCAGATAGACAAGTGGAGAATGAGAAGGGTGCTGCCTCCCAGCAGGGACAAACCAGCTCTGAACAAGGCaacaatgaggaggaggagcagctcagtccagaggagctgaggagcctTGAGACCATGATGAAGGAGTTTCCTAGTTTGGACACAGCCACTAAGAGGAATGGGGATTCAGAGCAAAACCAGAGAGAGAGCCGAGGTTACAGTAACCAAAATTACATCATACCAATAAGTAAAGGTAGCAACCTTGCCATGTCGGAGAAGAAACTGAAATGGCAGGAGGAGACGCAGAAAGCCCTAAGTCTACCAACATTCAAGGGAGGCAACTTTATGGATGACTTCGAGGACAGTAACTATGGCAATAATGCTGCACAGTCTCAGCTTCcagcagagcaggagaggatGGAAGAAGATGAGCCAGAGGAGGATAAGGTAGACGAGGAGGTGTTgagtccagaggaggaggaggttcggGCCAaagcagagcaggaggaaatgaggaggcaggcagcagaggcacagagagccaagatggaggaagagaagctAGCCGACATCGCCTCAGACATGCTGCTGCGCTACATGGTCAAACAGAATAACGGGAACAAGAAGTACAGTTCATCTCTGTCCAACGCAGCAGAGGACAAGAGGTCTGACGAAGAACAGGAAATGATTGAGGACGACGATATCGATCCTCAGACTATTGACAAGCTGATCGAAATTTCCAGCAAGCTACACCTTCCTGCCGATGATGTGGTGGAcatcatcagtgatgtggagaagaagaaaaagaaagacttGCCATTTGAGCTAACGTCGCATTGGCAACAACCTCTAACTCCCCTGTCTTCTCAGTTGTCATCCAACAATGGCTTCTCAACGTCACAGATTTCAACCAAGCAAAATAACCTGCCTGTATCAAAGTTATCCTCTCCAGCTGCTAATCTCCTCAAAACCTGGttccaggagaaaacatcagCCAAATCACAGGATCGCTGGAGCAAACCTGTAAACCCCCTAGCCAATCAAAATCTGTGGCCCAAACCTCAGAAGACTTCGTCCGTCAAACAGGACCTGTGGCGCAAACCACCCAAGTCCGTTTGGAGTGGCTACCCTTCTTACCCCTCCGTTTACCCATTCTACTACCAGAGGAAGCCCTACCCTGATTACTACCCCTTCTATTATCCAACTCCCCCCAGACCCAAACCTCGTTACTACCTCCCCAAACCTGCTCTCACCCGCAACGGCTACCTTGGAAATTCTCTGGATGATGCTAACATGTTCCCTCCCAGACGTCGTTATTACAGCTGGATCCAACCTCGGCTGAAAACCCCACCTGCAGGTAATCAGCAGCAACCCTACTACACCAGCTACCCCCTCCCATTATACCCACGTACATTTCAGCCAATTCCCAAACCACGCTCCCCTCCTCGAATGCAAGTAATCTCTCCTCAACAGCAGCAGATGTATTACTCAGCCAGGGCACCTGCAGTGATGAGAAAAGAAGACTATTATGTGGCTGGAAAGCAGTCAGACAGCAGCAACCGTGACGATCTGGAGAAGTACATACAGCAGATGCTCCTGAACAGACCACGGATGTTGGACTGA